One window of Tenacibaculum maritimum NCIMB 2154 genomic DNA carries:
- the cysD gene encoding sulfate adenylyltransferase subunit CysD, translating to MNTTNTLQTNALESEAIYIFREVIAQFEKPVLLFSGGKDSITLVRLAQKAFYPAKIPFPLMHIDTGHNFPETISFRDRLADELGIELIVRNVQDNIDKGRVKEETGRYASRNMLQTETLLDAIEEFGFDACIGGARRDEEKARAKERIFSVRDDFGQWDEKNQRPELFDMLNGRIDLGQNVRVFPISNWTELDVWSYIQKENIEIPSIYFAHKRATFLRDGLIWSAKDDIVYREDDEAVQERMVRFRTVGDMSCTAAVLSTATDINSVVNEIKIATISERGARIDDKRSEAAMEKRKQQGYF from the coding sequence ATGAATACAACAAATACATTACAAACAAACGCTTTAGAAAGCGAAGCCATATATATCTTTAGAGAGGTTATAGCTCAATTTGAAAAACCAGTATTACTATTCTCTGGAGGAAAAGATAGCATTACACTTGTTCGATTGGCTCAAAAGGCTTTTTACCCTGCTAAAATTCCTTTTCCTTTAATGCACATAGATACTGGTCATAATTTTCCTGAAACCATTTCTTTTAGAGATCGACTGGCTGATGAACTAGGCATTGAATTAATTGTTAGAAATGTTCAAGATAATATCGACAAAGGAAGAGTTAAGGAGGAAACTGGGAGATATGCTAGCCGAAATATGTTACAAACAGAAACGTTATTGGACGCTATAGAAGAGTTTGGGTTTGACGCTTGTATTGGAGGAGCTCGTAGAGATGAAGAAAAGGCAAGAGCTAAAGAACGTATATTCTCTGTTCGAGATGATTTTGGTCAATGGGATGAAAAAAACCAACGTCCTGAATTGTTCGATATGCTAAATGGACGAATTGATTTAGGGCAAAATGTTCGTGTTTTTCCTATTTCTAACTGGACAGAATTGGATGTTTGGTCTTATATTCAGAAAGAAAATATTGAAATACCTTCTATTTATTTTGCGCACAAAAGAGCTACTTTTTTAAGAGATGGACTTATATGGTCTGCAAAAGATGACATTGTTTATAGAGAAGATGATGAAGCTGTACAAGAACGAATGGTGCGCTTTAGAACTGTAGGAGATATGAGCTGTACAGCTGCCGTGCTCTCTACCGCTACAGATATAAACTCCGTTGTAAATGAAATCAAAATAGCAACAATATCAGAAAGGGGTGCTAGAATAGATGATAAAAGATCGGAAGCAGCAATGGAAAAACGTAAACAACAAGGATATTTTTAA
- a CDS encoding sulfate adenylyltransferase subunit 1: protein MNVLKIATAGSVDDGKSTLIGRILYDTNSLTDDKLEAIQEKSKQKGFDYLDFSLATDGLIAEREQGITIDVAHIYFATPKTSFIIADTPGHIEYTRNMVTGASNAQASIILIDARNGVIEQTYRHFFINTLLRVKNIIIAINKMDLVGYSEEQFNNIKKEVENLASKSTYQEQKLTFIPLSALKGDNVVEKSEHTPWYQGDTLLNHLENLESTDLEETSQMRFPVQTVIRPKTEEYHDFRGYAGKLYGGDLTVGDEITILPSTTKSKIKSIHFFDKEFSHAKKGSAVTVTLENNVNVSRGDMLVKTNEEPVIAKQLNATICWMDKTPLLASDKYFIKHGVSDAQAKIISLNSIIRTDFSGRKETPSEIKLNEIGEVTLKVSKPLFFDTYQKNKANGTFILINPKTNNTAGVGFIQ from the coding sequence ATGAATGTACTAAAAATAGCAACAGCAGGAAGCGTAGATGATGGCAAAAGTACCTTAATTGGACGTATCTTATACGATACAAACTCATTGACAGATGATAAACTAGAAGCAATTCAAGAAAAAAGTAAACAAAAAGGCTTTGATTATTTAGATTTCTCGTTAGCTACTGATGGATTAATAGCTGAAAGAGAACAAGGAATTACTATTGATGTTGCGCATATATATTTTGCTACTCCAAAAACCAGTTTTATCATAGCTGACACTCCTGGGCATATTGAATATACTAGAAATATGGTTACAGGAGCTTCAAATGCTCAAGCTTCTATTATATTAATTGATGCGCGTAATGGAGTTATTGAACAAACTTATCGTCACTTCTTTATCAATACTCTGTTAAGGGTTAAAAACATCATTATTGCTATTAATAAAATGGACTTAGTTGGTTATTCTGAAGAGCAGTTTAATAACATAAAAAAAGAAGTTGAAAACCTAGCTAGTAAAAGCACTTATCAAGAGCAAAAATTAACTTTTATTCCTCTATCTGCTCTGAAAGGAGATAATGTTGTTGAAAAATCTGAACACACTCCTTGGTACCAAGGAGATACGTTATTAAATCATTTAGAAAACTTAGAATCAACAGATTTAGAAGAAACTTCTCAAATGCGCTTTCCTGTGCAAACAGTGATAAGACCTAAAACTGAAGAGTACCACGATTTTAGAGGTTATGCTGGTAAGCTGTATGGAGGAGACTTAACGGTTGGCGATGAAATTACAATATTACCCTCTACTACCAAATCGAAAATTAAAAGCATCCACTTTTTTGATAAAGAATTTTCACATGCCAAAAAAGGAAGTGCTGTTACTGTTACATTAGAAAACAATGTAAATGTAAGTAGAGGTGATATGTTAGTAAAAACGAATGAAGAACCCGTAATTGCAAAACAATTGAATGCTACTATTTGTTGGATGGATAAAACACCGCTACTTGCTTCTGACAAATATTTTATAAAACACGGAGTGAGCGATGCACAAGCAAAAATAATCTCTTTGAACAGTATTATTAGAACCGATTTTTCTGGAAGAAAAGAGACTCCTTCAGAAATAAAATTAAACGAAATAGGTGAAGTAACCTTAAAAGTAAGTAAGCCTTTATTTTTTGATACTTATCAAAAGAATAAAGCAAATGGAACTTTTATTCTCATCAATCCGAAAACAAATAATACCGCAGGAGTCGGTTTTATTCAATAA